From a region of the Mucilaginibacter auburnensis genome:
- the ctlX gene encoding citrulline utilization hydrolase CtlX, giving the protein MTNDQYAKQMTNTILMIRPASFGFNEETAGSNAFQNRVTGNDLQDKAVAEFDAFVKALRDNGVNVIVIDDTVEPAKPDAIFPNNWVSFHENGDVVLYPMQAENRRLERREDIIRKLEEQFKVAHIIDLSRFETQDKFLEGTGSMVLDRVNKIAYACLSPRTDTDVLHTFCEHTGYKPVWFTAVDQNRQAIYHTNVLMTVAEKYVVICLDAIDDDDEAERVIDTIAESGKEIIALSFEQMNQFAGNMLEVKNDKGESLIIMSKTAWKSLSDEQKEVLESYSKPIYADIKTIEQTGGGSARCMMAEVFLPVLVDGQ; this is encoded by the coding sequence ATGACTAATGACCAATATGCGAAGCAAATGACCAACACGATATTAATGATCCGCCCGGCGAGTTTCGGATTTAATGAGGAAACCGCAGGTAGTAACGCTTTTCAAAACCGCGTTACCGGTAACGACTTGCAGGATAAGGCCGTAGCAGAATTTGACGCGTTTGTTAAAGCTTTAAGAGATAATGGCGTTAACGTTATTGTTATTGATGACACTGTTGAGCCGGCCAAGCCCGATGCAATATTCCCTAACAACTGGGTCTCATTCCACGAAAACGGAGATGTAGTACTCTACCCAATGCAGGCAGAAAATCGCCGTTTGGAGCGCAGAGAAGATATTATCAGAAAACTGGAAGAACAGTTTAAGGTGGCTCATATAATAGATCTGAGCCGGTTTGAAACACAGGATAAATTTCTGGAAGGTACCGGCAGCATGGTGCTGGATAGGGTAAATAAAATAGCTTACGCTTGTTTATCGCCGCGAACTGACACGGACGTTTTACATACCTTTTGTGAGCACACAGGGTATAAGCCGGTATGGTTTACTGCAGTAGACCAAAATAGGCAGGCCATTTACCATACCAATGTTTTGATGACGGTGGCCGAAAAATACGTTGTGATTTGTTTGGATGCTATCGATGACGATGATGAGGCTGAACGTGTGATAGACACTATCGCAGAAAGCGGCAAGGAGATAATTGCCCTCAGCTTTGAGCAAATGAATCAATTTGCAGGCAACATGCTTGAAGTGAAAAATGATAAAGGCGAAAGTCTCATAATAATGTCTAAGACAGCATGGAAATCTTTATCAGACGAACAAAAAGAAGTTTTAGAAAGCTACAGCAAACCCATTTACGCAGATATAAAAACTATTGAACAGACAGGAGGCGGAAGTGCCAGATGCATGATGGCAGAGGTGTTTTTACCGGTTTTAGTCGATGGTCAATAG
- a CDS encoding arginine deiminase family protein, which translates to MEKQPEMNINVGSEIGTLLALLIHSPDSGLGRVVPSKAQDWLFEDIVHLENMRKNEYDYYVKLLLYFLDPEKIKGKLKDIDAKENNRDFFKPDNEAFHSSTKVIEIQCLLADILTDDGIRKKMVASVCAIEGCTYGLQQKLINTPPLELAKIFISGSLTGSEMIFAPIPNLIFSRDLGVVVNDHILLNRPAKKARSRETLLMRYIFFNHPLFEAYRDKIIEVAETKQHFLRPGEANDEKTTIEGGDLMMIAPNHLIIGCSERTSISGANEAIKQLFEKDVVKKVTIVKIPHKRDYMHLDTVVTQVKRNVWVLLKSLSGSEKEQPQNDAVAWFSEKKNKEKTEIVQFRQDKKPKTFASLEALLDNISRKDLGSNEPTQFIYSGNDEFPFDAREQWTDSCNLLALKEGVVLGYDRNDRTVAAFKQNGFKIINVKELLKKIENDETDPHQMKDTLILMPSAELSRARGGFHCMSMPLCRESLVNSH; encoded by the coding sequence ATGGAAAAACAACCTGAAATGAATATAAACGTAGGTTCTGAAATAGGGACTTTACTTGCTTTGCTGATACATAGTCCGGATAGCGGACTGGGCCGTGTAGTGCCCTCAAAAGCGCAGGATTGGCTCTTTGAGGATATTGTACACCTTGAAAACATGCGCAAAAACGAGTATGATTATTACGTTAAACTGCTGCTTTATTTCCTCGATCCCGAAAAGATCAAAGGCAAACTGAAAGATATAGATGCTAAAGAAAACAACCGCGATTTTTTTAAGCCGGATAATGAAGCTTTCCATTCTTCAACAAAAGTTATAGAAATACAATGTCTGCTTGCGGATATTTTAACAGATGACGGCATTCGCAAAAAAATGGTGGCATCGGTTTGTGCTATTGAGGGCTGCACGTACGGTTTACAGCAAAAACTGATTAACACACCACCGCTTGAACTGGCGAAAATATTTATATCCGGCTCTTTAACCGGCTCTGAAATGATCTTCGCTCCTATCCCTAATCTTATTTTTTCCAGAGATCTGGGTGTTGTAGTAAACGACCATATTTTACTGAACCGCCCGGCTAAGAAAGCCCGCTCACGCGAAACCTTGCTGATGCGTTATATATTTTTTAATCACCCTTTGTTTGAGGCTTACCGTGATAAGATAATTGAAGTAGCCGAGACCAAGCAGCACTTTTTGCGCCCGGGTGAAGCAAACGACGAAAAAACTACTATTGAGGGTGGCGATTTGATGATGATTGCTCCTAACCATTTAATAATTGGTTGCAGCGAGCGCACCTCTATTAGTGGTGCAAACGAAGCGATAAAACAGCTATTTGAAAAAGATGTGGTTAAAAAAGTCACCATTGTTAAAATACCACACAAGCGCGATTATATGCACCTGGATACGGTTGTTACGCAGGTTAAACGCAATGTTTGGGTGTTGTTGAAATCATTAAGCGGTTCAGAAAAAGAGCAGCCGCAGAATGATGCAGTAGCGTGGTTTTCGGAAAAGAAAAACAAGGAAAAAACAGAAATTGTACAGTTCAGGCAAGATAAAAAACCTAAAACATTTGCCTCGTTAGAGGCTCTGCTGGATAATATTAGCAGAAAGGACTTGGGCAGTAACGAACCAACCCAATTCATTTACTCGGGCAATGATGAGTTTCCGTTCGACGCCCGAGAACAGTGGACAGACAGTTGTAACCTGCTTGCGCTTAAAGAAGGCGTTGTATTGGGTTACGACCGCAACGACCGTACCGTAGCGGCATTTAAACAAAACGGCTTTAAAATTATTAATGTTAAGGAGCTGCTCAAAAAAATTGAAAATGATGAGACAGACCCGCATCAAATGAAAGATACGCTGATACTGATGCCATCGGCTGAACTTTCAAGAGCGCGTGGTGGGTTTCATTGTATGAGCATGCCGCTTTGTAGAGAATCATTGGTCAATAGTCATTGA
- the argS gene encoding arginine--tRNA ligase — MNFILDAVVKAVKHIYNTDITSAEINLQETRKEFEGQITVVTFPFTKFSRKGPEQTGTDIGEFIKNEVPQVSAFNVIKGFLNISLSDEYWIDELYSNIATEDFAVFQPNSKKVMVEYSSPNTNKPLHLGHVRNNLLGFSVAEILKAAGYDVVKANLVNDRGIHICKSMLAWQLYGNGETPESAGMKGDHLVGKYYVIFDKEYKKEIEFLKAEGKTEEEAKKHAPLIKQAQILLQKWEAGDSDVIELWKTMNTWVYDGFGKTYKALGVDFDKFYYESNTYLLGKDIVEEGLAKGVFFQKEDGSVWIDLTADGLDEKLVRRSDGTSVYITQDLGTAQLKYDEFGMNESIYVVGNEQDYHFKVLFLILEKLQKSWAKGLYHLSYGMVDLPSGKMKSREGTVVDADDLIAEMEATAKQVTEELGKVNDFSEEDKQELYHTIGMGALKYFLLKVDPKKRLLFDPNESVDFQGHTGPFIQYTHARIKSVLNRATTNGTAVEPTQLATEERDLIVLLSKFPEIIAEAAKGHNPGIVANYVYEIAKSYNKFYHEHSILQAPDEQAKQFRLQLSATSAKVISKGMNLLGIAVPERM; from the coding sequence ATGAACTTTATATTAGATGCCGTTGTAAAGGCTGTTAAACATATTTACAATACCGACATTACCTCTGCTGAAATCAATCTACAGGAAACCCGCAAAGAATTTGAAGGACAAATAACTGTTGTTACTTTTCCGTTCACCAAATTTTCTCGCAAAGGTCCTGAGCAAACAGGTACCGATATTGGCGAGTTCATCAAAAATGAAGTTCCGCAGGTTTCGGCATTTAATGTAATAAAGGGATTTTTGAACATTTCGTTATCCGATGAATATTGGATAGACGAGTTATATAGCAATATAGCCACAGAAGATTTTGCTGTTTTTCAACCCAATAGCAAAAAGGTAATGGTAGAGTACTCATCACCTAATACAAACAAGCCGCTTCATCTGGGCCACGTGCGTAATAACCTGCTGGGTTTTTCTGTAGCCGAGATATTAAAGGCTGCCGGTTACGATGTGGTGAAAGCAAACCTGGTTAACGACCGGGGTATACATATTTGCAAATCAATGCTGGCCTGGCAACTTTACGGCAACGGCGAAACGCCGGAGTCGGCAGGTATGAAAGGCGACCACTTGGTGGGCAAATACTATGTAATTTTTGATAAGGAATACAAAAAGGAAATTGAGTTTTTAAAAGCCGAAGGCAAAACCGAGGAAGAGGCCAAAAAGCATGCTCCGCTTATTAAGCAGGCTCAAATCCTTTTACAAAAATGGGAAGCAGGCGATAGCGATGTAATTGAGCTTTGGAAAACCATGAACACCTGGGTTTATGATGGCTTTGGCAAAACTTATAAAGCGCTGGGTGTTGATTTTGATAAGTTTTACTACGAGTCAAACACTTACTTATTAGGCAAGGATATTGTTGAAGAAGGATTGGCCAAAGGCGTTTTCTTCCAAAAAGAAGACGGCTCTGTTTGGATAGACCTGACTGCCGATGGGCTGGATGAAAAACTGGTACGTCGCTCTGATGGTACTTCGGTTTATATAACACAGGATCTGGGTACAGCTCAACTGAAATATGATGAGTTTGGCATGAACGAGTCTATTTATGTGGTCGGTAATGAGCAAGATTATCACTTTAAAGTACTCTTTCTGATATTGGAGAAACTGCAAAAAAGCTGGGCTAAAGGTTTGTACCACTTATCATATGGTATGGTTGACCTGCCGTCGGGTAAAATGAAATCTCGTGAAGGCACAGTAGTTGATGCCGACGACCTGATTGCCGAAATGGAGGCCACTGCTAAACAGGTAACCGAAGAGTTAGGTAAGGTGAATGATTTCAGCGAAGAAGACAAGCAGGAGCTTTACCATACCATAGGTATGGGCGCTTTAAAATACTTCCTGCTGAAAGTCGATCCTAAAAAACGTTTATTGTTTGATCCTAACGAGTCGGTTGATTTTCAAGGGCACACGGGGCCATTTATACAGTATACTCATGCGCGTATCAAATCTGTATTGAACAGGGCTACAACTAACGGCACTGCAGTTGAGCCGACGCAATTAGCTACCGAGGAACGCGATCTGATTGTATTACTGAGCAAGTTTCCCGAAATTATCGCTGAAGCCGCAAAAGGCCATAACCCAGGCATTGTTGCTAATTATGTATACGAAATAGCTAAATCATACAATAAGTTCTATCATGAGCATTCCATTTTGCAGGCTCCTGATGAACAGGCTAAACAATTCCGTTTGCAATTATCTGCGACTTCGGCCAAGGTGATCAGCAAGGGGATGAATTTGCTGGGCATTGCGGTGCCGGAGCGGATGTAG
- a CDS encoding SDR family oxidoreductase — translation MATKVPKKQNKQPGIEAEMDPRPEYIKPGYKAAGKLMGKVALITGGDSGIGRAVTIHYAREGADVGIVYLNEDVDALETLKEVERFGRKCLLIKGDVKKSSFCKKAVEKMFKEFGQLNILVNNAGMQIPEDEMEQISDKNMEETFRTNIFAYFYFADAALKHMQEGDTIINTTSVTAYRSSPHLIDYSSTKGAITSFTRSLATNLSKRKIRVNAVAPGPVWTPLIVSTFKKEDIEKFGTQTTMERAGQPSELGPAYVFLASDDASFITGQVLHVNGGEVVNG, via the coding sequence ATGGCAACAAAAGTTCCAAAAAAACAGAATAAACAACCCGGCATTGAGGCTGAAATGGACCCACGCCCCGAGTATATTAAACCAGGTTATAAAGCTGCCGGTAAATTAATGGGCAAAGTTGCCTTAATTACAGGGGGAGATAGCGGTATTGGTCGCGCAGTAACCATACACTACGCCCGCGAGGGTGCCGATGTAGGCATTGTTTATCTTAATGAGGACGTTGACGCGCTGGAAACACTGAAAGAAGTTGAGCGTTTTGGCCGGAAGTGCCTGCTCATAAAAGGCGACGTTAAAAAAAGCTCTTTCTGTAAAAAAGCGGTGGAAAAGATGTTCAAGGAGTTTGGTCAATTAAACATATTGGTCAACAACGCCGGTATGCAAATACCCGAAGATGAAATGGAGCAGATAAGCGATAAGAACATGGAAGAAACCTTTCGAACCAATATATTCGCTTACTTTTATTTTGCTGATGCTGCTCTTAAGCACATGCAGGAGGGCGATACCATTATCAACACCACTTCAGTAACAGCCTATCGTTCATCGCCGCACCTTATTGATTATTCATCTACCAAAGGCGCCATTACATCTTTTACCCGCTCATTGGCTACCAACCTGTCTAAACGTAAAATAAGGGTGAACGCGGTGGCACCTGGGCCGGTTTGGACACCGCTTATTGTATCAACTTTCAAAAAAGAAGATATAGAAAAATTCGGTACGCAAACCACAATGGAAAGGGCAGGGCAGCCATCAGAGTTAGGTCCGGCTTATGTCTTTTTAGCTTCAGATGATGCCTCATTTATAACCGGGCAGGTGTTACATGTTAACGGTGGGGAAGTAGTAAACGGCTAA
- a CDS encoding DUF481 domain-containing protein: MKFKIKLTYYVTCVLLFALLGSAYSASAQYNDSTFYHVSFAPTGSINKANGNTAYLLNNNLKFNIRKKVISFNFTNTWIYGRQNVGLTNNDYSSFVDFNVYKGPEHFYYWGLLNYNTSYSLKINNQLLAGGGLAYNIIDKPNAYLNLSDGILYDASDLMIDGNRSVYHTYRNSLRLAMKFNINNLVTFESSTFLQNSLDRRYDYIIRSASSLQFKLRSWISVSSSLNYNRQNRTGGENLLFTYGLNFEKYF; encoded by the coding sequence ATGAAGTTTAAAATAAAGCTCACATATTACGTAACATGCGTGTTGCTTTTTGCCTTATTGGGTTCGGCTTATTCTGCCAGCGCACAATATAATGATAGCACCTTCTATCATGTCAGTTTTGCGCCAACAGGCTCTATTAACAAAGCTAATGGCAACACAGCTTACCTGCTTAATAATAACCTTAAGTTTAATATCCGCAAAAAGGTGATCTCTTTTAATTTTACGAACACTTGGATCTATGGGCGGCAAAACGTTGGGCTTACCAATAATGATTATTCGTCGTTTGTTGACTTTAACGTTTACAAGGGGCCTGAGCACTTTTATTATTGGGGATTATTAAATTACAACACCAGTTATTCGCTTAAAATAAATAATCAGTTACTGGCAGGTGGGGGCTTGGCTTACAACATTATTGATAAACCCAATGCTTATCTAAATTTAAGTGATGGTATTTTATATGATGCCAGCGACCTGATGATAGATGGAAACCGAAGCGTTTACCATACCTATCGTAATTCCTTGAGATTGGCCATGAAGTTTAACATCAACAACCTGGTAACTTTTGAGAGCAGCACCTTCTTACAAAACTCATTAGACCGCCGTTATGACTACATTATCCGTTCTGCCAGTAGCTTGCAATTTAAGCTACGCAGCTGGATAAGTGTAAGTTCATCGCTCAATTACAATAGGCAAAACCGCACTGGAGGCGAAAACTTGCTGTTTACGTATGGATTGAATTTTGAAAAGTATTTTTGA
- a CDS encoding VIT1/CCC1 transporter family protein, translating to MLTIDNYLDTHYINRSNWLRAAVLGANDGIISVSSLAIGVAAASSTREPIVLATVASLVAGALSMAAGEYVSVSSQTDTETADIAREAIELQEMPEEELQMLAQIYERRGLKKETAMLVAQELTEHDALGAHVRDELGITEISQANPIQAALASGASFTAGGILPVLAVLFCPVKAMEYYLYAFTIVALMILGAVAAKTGGATIGKAVLRITIWGTLAMGLSGVVGYIFGVKV from the coding sequence ATGCTCACTATAGACAATTACCTTGATACCCATTACATTAACAGGAGCAATTGGTTGCGGGCAGCGGTTTTGGGCGCTAACGATGGTATTATATCTGTATCGAGTTTAGCTATTGGGGTGGCGGCCGCCAGCAGTACACGCGAGCCCATTGTATTGGCTACTGTTGCCAGCCTGGTTGCGGGTGCGCTCTCCATGGCAGCGGGTGAATATGTTTCTGTAAGCTCACAAACCGATACTGAAACTGCCGACATTGCCCGTGAAGCAATTGAGCTGCAGGAGATGCCGGAAGAAGAGTTACAAATGCTTGCCCAGATCTATGAACGCCGTGGTTTGAAAAAAGAAACCGCCATGCTGGTGGCACAGGAATTAACCGAACATGATGCACTGGGCGCGCACGTGCGTGATGAACTGGGTATTACTGAAATAAGCCAGGCTAACCCTATACAGGCAGCATTGGCTTCGGGCGCATCGTTTACAGCCGGTGGCATATTACCTGTGTTAGCGGTGTTGTTTTGCCCTGTTAAAGCCATGGAATACTACTTATATGCCTTCACCATTGTTGCCTTGATGATATTAGGTGCGGTGGCAGCGAAAACAGGGGGCGCAACCATAGGTAAGGCTGTTTTACGTATTACTATTTGGGGTACTTTAGCCATGGGGCTTTCGGGCGTGGTGGGCTATATTTTTGGAGTGAAAGTTTAA
- a CDS encoding PAS domain S-box protein translates to MRSAAFKIAAIYIVVALAWIALSDNLLDMVHISANRANMVYLNIAKGSLYVIFTGVMLYKLIDKYNSRLAASEQQYRSYFDNNPSPMWIYRQDTLQFTDVNDAAVNHYGYTRDEFKQMRVLDIRPTQYRKELSKIIKTLPEGYNDVGTWVHQKKNGDLIDVQISLQHIKNNGENKIMVLAKDVTELKRLEQEKNDYLLRLEDTLNSISDAFFLLDKNWNISMANAMFEKISGLKRTDVNGKNFMQVWPNGADSPFYHHYKKALSEKITVKFEGYGINVKKWLSMSCYPTQEGLAVYLTDITESKEKDLKLELALERYNQAAAASQDMLYEFDLLTNKVSYSETKGHFIGLEKYIISDPANAWLSLVHVDDLPVLTSTMAKALSANATKYACEYRVNCGNVNYRWVSDKASIIYNEQQQPLRMVGSIRDINDIKEQEESLKHQNNILREIAWIESHEIRRPLASILGLVELANTCNREELNEVLSYLKFSADELDQMVRKITSKIDEAEVDN, encoded by the coding sequence ATGAGATCGGCCGCGTTTAAAATAGCTGCAATTTATATTGTTGTTGCGCTGGCATGGATAGCCCTTAGCGATAACCTGCTTGACATGGTGCACATCAGCGCCAACCGCGCCAACATGGTGTACCTTAACATTGCTAAAGGTTCATTATATGTAATTTTTACAGGTGTAATGCTGTATAAACTTATTGATAAATACAACAGCCGTTTAGCCGCCAGCGAGCAACAGTACCGTAGTTATTTTGACAACAATCCATCACCCATGTGGATATACCGGCAAGACACGCTGCAGTTTACCGATGTTAACGATGCTGCCGTAAACCATTATGGCTACACCCGCGATGAATTTAAACAAATGCGCGTGCTTGATATCAGGCCAACTCAGTATAGAAAAGAGCTTTCAAAAATTATAAAAACGCTTCCCGAAGGCTACAATGATGTTGGCACCTGGGTGCATCAAAAAAAGAATGGTGATCTGATAGATGTGCAGATCAGTTTGCAGCACATCAAAAACAACGGTGAAAACAAGATAATGGTGCTGGCTAAGGATGTTACAGAACTTAAACGGCTTGAACAAGAAAAAAATGATTATCTGCTACGTTTGGAAGATACGCTTAACAGTATAAGCGATGCTTTTTTTCTATTAGACAAAAACTGGAACATTAGCATGGCAAACGCCATGTTTGAAAAAATATCTGGCTTAAAGCGGACGGATGTAAATGGGAAAAACTTTATGCAGGTTTGGCCAAATGGAGCCGACTCCCCTTTTTATCACCATTATAAAAAAGCGTTATCAGAAAAAATCACAGTAAAGTTTGAAGGGTATGGCATCAACGTAAAAAAATGGCTAAGCATGTCATGTTATCCAACCCAAGAGGGTTTAGCTGTTTATTTAACTGACATTACAGAAAGTAAAGAAAAAGATCTGAAACTGGAGTTGGCATTGGAAAGATATAACCAGGCTGCCGCAGCATCACAGGATATGTTGTATGAATTTGATCTGTTAACCAACAAAGTGTCGTACTCAGAAACCAAGGGACACTTTATAGGTTTAGAAAAATATATCATCTCTGACCCAGCCAATGCATGGCTGTCACTTGTACATGTTGATGACCTACCGGTATTAACATCAACCATGGCCAAAGCGTTAAGTGCCAATGCAACCAAATATGCCTGCGAGTATCGTGTAAATTGTGGTAATGTTAATTATCGTTGGGTAAGTGATAAGGCCAGTATTATTTATAACGAGCAACAACAACCGCTGCGGATGGTTGGATCAATACGTGATATAAACGACATTAAAGAGCAGGAAGAATCTCTTAAACATCAAAATAACATATTGCGGGAAATTGCCTGGATCGAATCACACGAGATACGCAGACCATTAGCATCTATACTTGGTCTGGTTGAATTGGCCAATACCTGCAACCGTGAAGAGTTAAACGAAGTATTGAGTTATTTAAAGTTCTCTGCTGATGAATTAGACCAGATGGTTCGCAAAATAACTTCAAAAATTGATGAAGCCGAGGTTGATAATTAA
- a CDS encoding OmpP1/FadL family transporter, with amino-acid sequence MRIKHIMCLIALTAIGKSSFAQYAKDAIRFSTGQTGTTSRLKGMGSANVAVGGDLTSVGGNPAGLGFFTRSEISITPEFNGTKNNASYLGENSSGSKNSGNLNNFSAVFYSRMNTPRGRDKTKGWLSVNFGVGYNRTNDFGDNINYGGTNKANSINDYYGTLATNSGTTGDFVQGYAYDHFLIDQYGTAGNYEANNPRNGANLVTPVKQANAITRTGGQSEFNLSLGANYSNKLYLGFGIGITSLRYNSTNMFNEVGSVNNDDGTTGVFSVKNYNSTYSQFQATRGAGFNAKIGAIYKIEENVRLGAQITSPTWMSIDDIYSESLNTSYSTNNKRYNSVSPDYTLTYTMRTPFKAAGGLSVFFGKAGFITGDVEYVDYSSTKINSSDAFDASYDNSIIRNNYKGAVNARFGAEVKVATNLMLRGGYGLLGSPLKTDGKTTTMGTAGLGYRFGTYYIDAAYQHVSATQVINPYLLTSGTPGANVNRVNDNLFLTLGVRF; translated from the coding sequence ATGAGAATAAAACATATAATGTGCCTTATAGCTTTGACAGCTATAGGCAAAAGCAGCTTTGCTCAATATGCCAAAGATGCCATACGCTTTTCAACCGGACAAACCGGTACCACCTCAAGATTAAAGGGAATGGGTAGCGCTAATGTTGCCGTAGGTGGAGACCTGACTTCGGTTGGTGGAAACCCGGCAGGTTTAGGTTTTTTTACGCGCTCGGAGATTAGTATAACGCCTGAGTTTAACGGCACTAAAAATAACGCCTCCTACCTTGGTGAAAACAGCAGTGGTTCTAAAAACTCCGGAAACCTTAACAACTTTTCTGCTGTGTTTTACAGTAGGATGAACACGCCACGCGGACGTGATAAAACTAAAGGCTGGCTGAGCGTTAACTTTGGAGTGGGATATAACCGCACTAATGATTTTGGCGATAATATCAATTACGGCGGCACAAATAAGGCTAATTCAATTAATGATTACTACGGCACCTTAGCTACCAATTCAGGCACAACAGGCGACTTTGTTCAAGGATACGCCTACGATCATTTCCTGATAGATCAGTACGGAACTGCAGGTAATTATGAAGCCAATAACCCTCGTAACGGGGCAAATTTGGTAACACCTGTAAAGCAAGCAAATGCAATTACCCGTACGGGTGGCCAATCAGAATTTAACCTATCTTTAGGTGCCAATTACAGCAATAAACTTTATCTGGGTTTTGGTATTGGTATAACCAGCTTGCGTTATAATTCAACCAATATGTTCAACGAGGTTGGCTCTGTCAACAATGACGATGGTACCACAGGTGTTTTCAGTGTTAAAAACTATAATTCAACCTATAGCCAGTTTCAGGCTACTAGGGGTGCAGGCTTTAACGCTAAAATTGGCGCCATATATAAGATTGAAGAGAATGTTAGGTTAGGCGCGCAAATAACCAGCCCTACCTGGATGAGCATTGACGACATTTACAGCGAAAGCCTTAATACATCTTACAGCACCAATAATAAAAGATACAATAGTGTGTCGCCAGATTATACGCTGACCTACACCATGCGTACACCTTTTAAAGCTGCCGGTGGTTTATCTGTGTTTTTTGGTAAAGCAGGTTTTATAACCGGCGATGTTGAGTATGTTGATTACAGCTCAACCAAAATAAATAGCAGCGATGCTTTTGATGCCTCTTACGATAACTCTATTATCCGCAACAACTATAAAGGTGCGGTTAACGCTCGCTTCGGCGCTGAGGTGAAAGTAGCTACGAACTTAATGTTACGCGGCGGTTATGGTTTGTTAGGCAGTCCGTTGAAAACTGATGGCAAAACTACCACTATGGGAACAGCCGGTTTAGGTTACCGTTTTGGCACCTACTATATTGACGCTGCTTATCAACATGTTTCGGCCACCCAGGTTATCAACCCATACCTGTTAACTTCAGGCACTCCGGGTGCTAATGTTAACAGGGTGAACGACAATCTTTTCCTTACTTTAGGAGTACGTTTTTAA
- a CDS encoding DUF5320 domain-containing protein — protein MRNLKYLIAICVISLSACSTSQKLASTPGADDDDVYFTQAKAGDEIMYADDSYQANGYNNNGYNSDEYYYYGDYASRINRFDYYSPFGYNSFYYGYSPYNSMRWGLGYGMGGWNRGLGFNYGFGWGYDPFFYGGIYSPYFYDPFYASFYGYGWGLGYGYAYSPWGYPGIGGYGWGYGGGFVTGGYSRQNPRPVYAGGTSATVARPGRTTVYETMPGRRPGDLSTQSIYSTGGQTRAVRSTSSRDGQTRQVIQQVDRRPTYNPAPAPSPSFGGGGGGGNSGGGGGGGGRPVRP, from the coding sequence ATGCGCAACCTAAAATATTTAATTGCTATCTGTGTTATAAGCTTGAGTGCCTGCTCAACCAGCCAGAAGTTAGCATCTACGCCGGGCGCTGATGACGACGACGTATATTTTACCCAGGCAAAAGCCGGCGACGAGATAATGTATGCCGACGACAGCTATCAGGCTAATGGTTACAATAACAATGGCTACAATAGCGACGAGTACTATTATTATGGTGATTATGCTTCACGCATCAATCGTTTTGATTATTACTCACCCTTTGGCTATAATAGCTTTTACTACGGCTATTCGCCTTACAATTCAATGAGATGGGGCTTGGGCTACGGCATGGGCGGCTGGAATAGAGGCTTAGGCTTTAATTATGGCTTTGGCTGGGGTTATGACCCTTTCTTTTATGGAGGTATCTATTCACCATACTTTTATGACCCATTCTACGCATCATTTTATGGCTATGGCTGGGGATTGGGCTATGGTTATGCCTATTCACCTTGGGGCTACCCGGGCATTGGCGGTTACGGTTGGGGATATGGCGGCGGTTTTGTAACCGGCGGTTATTCAAGACAAAATCCTCGTCCGGTTTATGCAGGTGGTACATCGGCAACGGTAGCAAGACCGGGCCGTACAACCGTTTATGAAACAATGCCGGGCCGCAGGCCAGGTGACCTGAGCACACAAAGCATTTACAGTACAGGCGGACAAACAAGAGCTGTTCGTTCTACAAGCTCACGCGATGGTCAAACACGCCAGGTTATTCAACAGGTAGACCGCAGGCCAACATATAATCCTGCTCCTGCCCCATCACCAAGCTTTGGTGGCGGCGGCGGTGGAGGCAACTCCGGTGGCGGAGGTGGTGGCGGTGGCCGTCCGGTTAGACCATAA